DNA from Branchiostoma floridae strain S238N-H82 chromosome 15, Bfl_VNyyK, whole genome shotgun sequence:
TCCACGTTCCAGCTGTAAAATCTGCTCTTAATGATTGACTAAGTGGAACACAGTCATGAAGAGTAGTCCCTGACATTTCAGCAGTAAAAAGGGCAGTTTCTGTGCCTGGGAAGATAGTGTGATTAATCTGTTAACCTTTGTCCAAACCATTTAGATTCTTGGTGCAGTGTGTACAAAAATGATGGATCCCTTTTCACCTTTACTTATGTCTATAGAATTTCTCTTGTCCTGTTTCTTAAACAAATTATGATGGGATTCTATCTACATATTAGAAATCTTGCTTACCAgttgtacatatacacatagaaGTTTCACTTATATTGAAAATACATCTAACTATGTCTAGCCTGGGTTCCACACTTTATAAAGCTTTACTTTGCTCTAGCTCTCTTAGTCAGTTTTGTGCATCTGAAGCAACTGAGAAAATGGAGTAAAGCTAAAAAggctggcacccaggctaagcTGCATCACCCAGAACTTTACGTACATgtaatgtacttacattttcttGCCATCTCCCTCAGGCACGAGAACGGTCGGAGTTTGCCGGTGACATCGTTAACCTGATCAAGAAGTTCCTCATGATCATCGCCAGACCTGCTAGACTCCTGGAATGTCTGGTACAGACTTATTCTCAAATAGGCCATTACACTGTGGTtgatacaagtacagctaactagaaaaactggttggaCCACTAACTCCTAAGGActgtatgcaaatgttactcaaatgtaaatcatgtttgtaTAGTTGTAAAACAGTACCATTGGAAGTTGATTATTACCATGTTTGGTAACTGATCACATTTTTGTCATTGTAAAACGAAAGCGCATGTCATGTAAAACCAGTTTCTGCCCCTGTCCTCTAACCAGTATTCACACGTTTGTTACCTGGTAGGAGTTTGATCCTGAGCAGTTCTACCATCTCCTGGAGGCTGCTGAGGGCGTGGCGAGAGAGAACCAAGGCATCACGTCTGACATCCCGCGCTACATCATCAGCAAGCTGGGCCTCACCAGGGATCCTATCGCAGGTGACACACGTTGCAGGGAGACAGTGTGCTAAGTCTGGACCGCTGTTGCTAGAAATTTCTTTAATAGGGCATTCACACTGAAcggaatcagcaggaatcaagcagaatcAGCCAGAttgaaaaatttgcaaaattcgtgccacatttgAGCAGGAATTCCAATGGACCTAATAGTAAATACCTCTTCACACAATAAGTGGAATGAGCTGGAATGCCATCTGAATTAAAattcttgtatacatgtattcctgggtattcgtagtaGTTTCTAGAAATTCTGAATATCAGACATCCAGACAGCATTTAAAAGCATTTcagtctctacaactggatttgGAGATTAATCTGCAAGTACAAGTAATTGGAAATCATCACCCAGGCGTATccagttgtaaagattgaatgatcatatttaaaaaaaaaaaacatttacaattcatatacatgtagatagcttctGTCTCTTTCTAGCCAATTTTCCAGGAAAAGCCTTGAATACCTACGGTTCAACTTTGGAGATTTGTTTTGTAAGCCTTCTGAACATAAGACAGGAAAGCTAGTGCTATAGAACCTGTTTGAAAAGAAGCGCTGAAACAAACATTTGTATTCTGAACATGTAGAAGAAGCATTAGAGGGAAAACAGTCTGTAGATGACCTGTTTGGCGTAATTACAGGAAGACTTTAGGGTGGAACATAGGAAATTACAAGCTTGAACTAATACCTGTGCACATGCCAGCTGCAGGAACAGGGAATTGTGTACTAAGTCTTCCTCTGACATTAAAGATTGCTGTCACTATTAGATAAAACAGAATTCACACAGGCacaaaggtgtttttttttcctaccTGTCCTATCTCTTGATACTATTCTGTCTGACTTCCTGTCTTTCTCTTCCTTGCATCCTGTCCTCACCACTTTGCACAGAAATCCTTGGTAAGTTTCTGAACTGTCCTGTGCATGATTATGTCATGTAGCAACATCATTTGATTATCTCATTTTCGTACATCCTTTTGTATAGATCATTGGCTTCCTACTTTGGCAATAGATCATATCCAGTTCTGTTTaacatattttctgttataaaTGTTCTATAACTTCTTCAGAATCTatgctatttcttttttaatcAATACTATTTTGATAACAATGCAGGTGCATGATGCATACAAGCCGTATTTCACAGTACTGTATTATTCGTGAAACAGATTATGAATGCATGCCATATCCAGTTTTACCAACAGTAATCATGACTAATGCCTGCATTTCATCTTGCACTTGTTAAAACAGAAGAGCATGCTGAGCAACAACCATCAGAATAACAAGTAAAACACAGGAGCCTGATAACTCCTTTTGCCATGCATGGAATTCAAAGTAGGCATATTCCATTTGAAACATTTAGGAGGGACAGTCAGGAAACTATTGAAAGGGaataaatgattggatttttaaaatcttgactgTCCCCTCTTGAGGTTTTGAAATGGAATAGTCTGAAACATCACtgcatacaacatgtagaaCTGTAGCTAAACGCACATCATTGGTTCCAGCCTACCCTATGTTAGAAGTCAACCACAACTGTTTTGTCATCCCAGAAATGAGCGACTTGTCCAACTTTGATGTGGACACAGACAGCGGACGACCCGACACTCCGGACACCGACGAAACCTCCGCTAGTGAGGCGGCCAGCGAGGTAAACAACTACCATTGTgtagatgtacaatgtacaatcagGTTATCTATGAATCAAAGTTTTCGGCATTATGAGTCGTGTGTCTATAAGAGTTGCATATACCTTGTATATAGTTTTCCTTGTGAATCCTGAACTTTTGTACAGAAAAAGGCCATTTAGCCATTAACGAAAATGTAAGCATTTTCTAAAACAGTTGAAGTAGTCTAGCTGCTCCCCCTACTAAAATATGTTTGGTTTTGGTATTGCAGACAACCTGTGCTGGCAAGCAGCTGTCTATGGAGGTCACAGAGAAGAAACCCAGCGAAGACGACTTTGAGACAGTCAAATTGATCAGCAATGGAGCTTACGGGTAATTTATTCCATCTTTCCAGTTTCTTAAATATAGCATAATTATGATGTTATGCTAGTATTTTCATTGTGGTTTTTGTTTTGAGATAGAAACCTGCAGGTGGAAAAGGTCTGTTAATAAAAGTATAAGAATTTAACTTGTAGAACAGGATTACATCAGGGATATTGTTTCACATGTGTGGTGAGATTCGAACCATTGACCCGATTTATGTTCATGTCCACAGAGCTGTGTACCTAGTTCGACACAAGGAGACCAAACAGCGCTACGCCCTGAAGAAAATCAACAAGCAGAACCTGATGCTGAGAAACCAGATCCAACAGGCCTTCACTGAGAGGGACATCCTCACATTTGCTGAGAACCCGTTTGTGGTCACCATGTACTGCAGCTTCGAAACAAAGGTAAGGATTGAGCCCTACAAATTGCCAATTCCTGTTGATTGAAGTGGCAAAGTTGTCTGGCTACTGAAAAGTACAATTACAAAAGAACTTACAATATGCTGATGACTACTTGTAGATCATGCACTTCATTACTTTGATGACTTCCAAGGGGACAGCCATCTTGAAGTCAATGCCATCACTCAATACaaattttaacaacaaattgagatatttcagtcTCAAGAAGCTATGCGCTTTAACCTTTGTATCAACTTATTCCATAGGAAGATATTACAAGTGGCATTTACTTTTTGACTCTGCCAGTATGCTTCAAAGCTGGTACTGTTTCATAAGTAATTCAGAATGCTGAAAGTCAGTAATGAAGCTAGAGACCCCTAACACTGGGATAGACTCTAACTATACtgtagttactgttacagtagtgaaaCTTGCTTTTGCTATTGGCAttgttattgattattgattattatCTATTCCCCACTAGAAACACCTGTGTATGGTGCTAGAGTATGTAGAGGGCGGTGACTGTGCGACCCTGCTGAAGAACATGGGACCACTGCCTGTGGACATGGCCCGCATGTACTTTGCGGAGACCGTCCTCGCCGTGGAGTACATCCACAGCTATGGGATCGTCCACCGCGACCTGAAACCAGACAACCTGTTGATTACGTCCATGGGGCACATCAAGCTGACGGACTTCGGTCTGTCCAAGATGGGTCTGATGAGCCTGACTACCAACCTGTATGAGGACACGCTCGACCCCAAACAGTTCACAGACAAGCAGGTGTGCGGCACACCTGAGTACATCGCACCGGAGGTCATCCTCAGACAAGGTTATGGTGAGTCATGCTCAACTTTTCTTACTGGTTGATCTGGATAAACAGAGGGAACAAAGATTGACTCTAGGACTCTAGCGGATATGCTCACAAAATAAATACAGATAAATGTAAATATTATAAACTGATGCTGTCTTGCTCTTACCATGATAGAAATTATGTTCGAAAAGATTTTTGCTGCAACCTCATCAGGTTTTTTTGGCTGCCTTCATCATAAAGAGTACAGGAATAGCTAATAGCTAGAAGCACTCGAAACATTAGTGTACTAAAAGAACATCTAGGAAATATTTGTAAGAAAGTTGTTCATTGCAAAAAGATTCATGTCTCCTCTTGTATTGAGTCATTTTCCAGTAGATATTTTTCCTTCTAATGATTTTGTAATGATTATCCTGCAGGAAAGCCAGTTGACTGGTGGTCCATGGGGATTATCCTGTACGAGTTCCTGGTCGGCTGTGTGCCCTTCTTCGGAGAAACACCCGAGGAGTTGTTTTCACAGGCTGTCAATGGTAGGtttcaatttttgaaaatgatcTAGTCCAtgtcatactacatgtatctattatgcTGCCAAGTTTTAGTACCTTTCAGTATCTGAACTGCAATTGGATTTACAGAATACTTACAGGTGTAATTCTTTAGGATTTCAAGATTCTTTGGTTGTGtgcagtgtgaagactagccaatAGCTGCCCACCCTTATAGCAGTGTAAACAAGTACCCAATATCAATCTCAAGATCATTAAGGTTGGCATCATCTGTTCATCCTTAGATGAGATAGTCTGGCCAGAAGGAGAAGAAGCTCCCCCAGACGATGCCAAGGACCTCATCACAAGACTGTTGGAACAGAATCCGGTGGAGAGACTTGGCACGACGGGCGCGTACGAGCTCAAGGAACACGAGTTCTTCGCTGACCTGGACTGGACCATGCTGCTGCGTCAGAAGGCTGAGTTTGTGCCCCAGTTGGACGACGATGAAGACACAAGTTACTTTGACAGTATGTTGAACTGTTTTGCATCACAATGAAGTGTCCAAATCTTGAAAAGGGAAAATGTTGGAGTTTGATCTATCAAGTGTAAAGTGTTTGgacaggagacctggcgcatgTGTTGTAGTCAGCCAaggaaagggtatgtcacccgtAGCGTCGTGTGTAAGTAAgttgaccaatgatgatgaagaagatgaGTCTAATGTGAAGAAGAGTTCATTCTTTTTCATGACATGACAGTAGAGATTTGATATGATTTCGACACCTACACTTATATGTTATGATCCAAGTAAAACAGTCACTTTCAGATCTAGAAACAACTAATATTTTATCTCAAATTTGCAGCTCGACAGGAAAGATACAACCACGAAATGGAGTCAGGTGAATCAGAGGAGGAGCAGTACCCAGACCTGAGCAACTTCTCCTCCTGCTCTCCTCGGTACCATCGCAGCTACAGCAGCTCCGACCGCCTCTCCATGTCATTGGACGGGAAGAGCAGCAGCATGGAGAGACTCACCACCGAGGAGACGCCGACGGGCGGTCGCGGAGTCGAGCGCAGGAAGGCCATCAAGGACAGGAGCAAGAGCGAATCAGAGCTAGCCAAAGAGACGAAGAGAGCGGAGCCTAAACCAGACACTTCACTAAGGGAGGTTGACAGGCCATCAGACAAGGAGGACACGTCTAAGCAGCAAGCAGCCGACAGTTCCCAACCAGGAGACTCAGATAAGGGAAGCAGAACAGACAGTGTCAGCAGTACTGGCAGTGTGGAGCCCAGAGAGAGCACGCCAAAGGCCAGTGACAAGGAGGCGGAGCTTGGTGCAGTCGGAGGTGTCAGCTCTCCAGAATGGTACGTGTGATTGGGACATCAGTCCACTAGTCTATAACTGTGTCTTTTTTCCTGCAACTAATGGGAATAAATAGAATTCTTATTACAAACTAGGCAGTATCGGTCATAACATTTTGGTTTTTACTCTAAATAGTGAtccttcatgatttttttatttcttgctcTTGCTTGAATGAAAAGCAGTTATATGTATCTCCACTACATTTCCTCTAGTCTGTTTTTTACTTGACTTAACTCCTCAGAGTCCTGGTGATTTTCCTTGGATCATTGCCAGTCTGTGTTGCCATTACCTGTCCAGGGGGGATAACATTAAGCACAGAATCCTATTGATAATGTCACGACTCTTTCAGCACTCCAAAGTTCAGACCAAGAGCGACAGACTCCTCCCAGACGGAGAGCGAGAGCTCGCCCCCCATCACGGTGCGGCGGAGGCGGTTCAGCTCGCGGGACACCCTCCCCAGACTGGCCATCTCTATGGAGGATGAGGACAGTTGCTTCCTGGTAAGAACATCATCTGACTTTAAATATTACGTCattctttttccaaaaatgttttACATCTACATGTGGAACCAGCAACTACGattaaatatttcacacaacaTTTGATAACCATAAGTATAGTATTAGTTTTATCTTTTAACCTTTTTTTGACTTTGTTCACCAACATAAgtgtaatgtacaaaaatgtagctaTCATGTtttgtgtgagtctgcatgtagTAGTGGAATAAAAGGCCAATAGCATCTAGTGTAACCAAGTTACTACTCCAAGAAACccattgtgtgtatgtgcatataGTATACTATTACAGTATTAGGTGTCTTGGTTTATATTTGTGTATGTTACTATGTATTAAGTGTACTATTAGATGTCTTGGTTTGCATTTGTGGCCTTGCCTCATCTAACAAGAACCCACAGGGTTGAAGtaagaatacatgtaccagcatGCCAGAGCCTAACTCAGCATCTTCTCTATTCCCCCACATCTTACAGAAGAAAGGAAAACCAGCTAGGGTGAGTGCATGATGTGGCTGTGTTGTGCAGTGATACTGGTGGTGTGGGGTGCCTTCTGAGTTTgcatatacagggctcgaaattcattttggggattaggtgcactggtgcacccagcttaaaaaattgggtgcaccaaaaaactttggggtgcaccacttaaatttaagtaaaaacctaataacaaaacttagttacaagcttttGAATTCTTAACCAACTACCATGAGtcaatgacagacatttttattatctttctaacacttagatgtcaagaatatgatgtataatcgtatacttgatatcttaacatacataaagataataaaatatttgggtgcaccctgtgcacccattgacaaaattgggtgcacagttccaattttgggtgcacccgggtgcacatgcacccagtatctCGAGCCCTGATATACGTGTAGTTGGCTTCCTTGGTTGTACATCACTGTCATGCACTTTCTTTGCTGACATTTCCTTCTGAGGATGGTTTGACATTTAACAGCATGCTTTGAGATGGTGCGGCAACATGGGAAGTCTTCATGTGGTATTCTGAGCATGTTTTTCTGGCTTTTATCAAAAGTCTCAGTGCATTAACACTGTTGAGAACTGAAGCACCCAAAGGGTTTTTCTCAAGCCTATGATTCATGGAGCATCATTGCAAAGAAGTGCCCTCCTGGCCCCATGAGTGTGCCCTGTTCCATTACATTGTTGTCTTACTTTTCCAAACCCGTCGTCAGCTGGTCTCAGGTGTTTTTCTGACTTTTGGAAACATTAACTGTAGCAGCAGTGTCTGTAGCAGCAGTGCACCCCCCCCCTCGACCTTGGGAGATGAAGTCTCTTCTGACAGACTAATGCATTTTGTCCTATCCAAACTGTCTTAATGGGCTAGGAGTGATGATATACTGTACTGCATTGTGTGTGCTAAAATGCAGTGAATGTTGGGCACTAACTCACTACACATGCATAATACCAGCTGAATATGCGACTGAAGCTACacaatttgtttttcaaaccCAGAGGGGCTGATGTGATTGGTTAGATGAATGCAGCACAAAATCTAGACTTGCATTACATCCCAGCACATTGTTTTGTTAACATTGTGGCTGCTTCCCCAAATTTCAAGTGTATTGCTAaatacaatagaagccagttaattgcacagtggattaccgcacacttatgttaacacacacacagtgtcacggatatttgtacaaaatacacTGGGAAATGGCATGTGCAATTTAACGACTTCTACATGCATTAACAATACTCAGTCTGTATTATGATGTTACCTCATGGTACCTATTGATTAGTGGTCTAATAAGGAtatattgaaaatgtttgtaACCTGAGGAAACTTTCTCTCTGCCCACAGGAGCCCATCGAGCTACCTGTACCAGACATTCGCCACAGGAAGCCCAGTGGGGACCGTGAGCTGATCGACCTGGTGAACAGGGTGGCAGGACGGAACATCCCCATGATCAAGTCTGCCTCTGCTACAGCACTGTCTCTGCTCATACCCTCAGGTActgttacatcatcatcttttactgtaaattcattaacttttgcagtggttttatttcgtagaagaaaaatgtttgtttttcgcaGTGTTCAGAATTCAAACAATTGTATGGTACAGTCGTCATGAAAGGAGACATTTTGCAGCATAAAAAAATGGCAAGAATGAAACCTCAGGATTCACATCACTAGTAACACAGTTCTGCAATAGGCAAGGCTTCTTTATCATTATGTATGTAAAAGTCAGatgaagctacatgtacctggatgAACATGTCAGTTCCTAACCACTAAACACACATTGATTCACATCCTGTAATATAAACGTTAAGGTTTATCTTCTGTATAACTGCTTTTGCCATTTTAGACATGTCTGAAAATGTAGCACCAACAAGTACTTTGGAATATGTAAataacatatactagtatcatatTGAGAAGGATCTTAGCTTATGAAAATGTCCGCGTTTTTACTATCAGATGAAAGAGGCCTGCCCCAGCCCCTGCAGTCACCCAGCTCTACCCCCAGCTCTCGGGACGTGTCCCCAACAAGGGAGTATTCCCCCCTGCTGGAGAGTCTGAAGGCCCCCATGGTCATCAAGAAGGGCCCACGGGGGTTCGGCTTCACCCTCCGTGCCATCCGGGTCTACATGGGAGACAGTGATGTCTACACTGTGCACCATCTGGTCATGGTGGGTATATATATAGTACTGCATGATGTTGTGTTGACTGCTGGTTTTGAACCTCTTTCCATTAAGTATGTCACTGGGTGTAAAGTACCAGTTGTGAAGACTTGTATGCTCTTATGATAACCATATTTCTGCAGTAGAAAGAAACATTTAGTTTTGTTCTCCTTTTTTTCCATCTGGCAGTGTAGCCAATTCTTTGTCATCTTTATACCAATTGTAAGGACTAGTATATTTCCAGTAAGGAATTTTACTGACTGTATACTTCCTTCTCCCCATGCAGGCTGTTGATGAGAAGGGACCAGCATATGCCGCCGGGCTGAGACCAGGTGACCTGATCACGCAGGTCAACAACGAGCACGTGCAGGGACTCCTGCACACCCAGGTCGTACAGCTCATCCTTAGAGATGGCAACAAGGTCACCATCCAGGCCTGCCCCCTGGAGAAAACCTCCATAAAGGCAGGCGGGAGGAAGAGGGTTCCGTCGGCCTCCAAGATGATGCGGAGACGGAAGAAGAAGTGGAAGAAGGAAGGTGGGGCGGAGAAGAAGCGACGTAGCTCCATCTTCAGAAGACTGAGCAGTAAGAGGGGGAGCACAGACTTCCACCACATGCATCCGCAGGTGGAGAAGCATCGACACGGCATCCCCACCCTCACGCAGAGCAAGAGCGTGGGGTTTCTCAGTCGGTCCTTGTCGTCAAACGAAAGCCTGCCGGGATCGCCGACAAGACCGCAGAAATCGCCTCGGTCTCCCCCTCACTACCGCTCACCACCCGACTCTGCTCACTCGACAACAACAAACTCCTCCCAGAGTAGCTCCCCTAGCTCCAGCGTGCCCAACTCTCCGGCTAACTCTGCGCACTTCCCCCGTCCGAGTTCCCTACACGGACTGAGTCACAAACTGGCCAGAACATTCCGCTCCCCACGGAGGAAGTCGGTAGGACACATCCCGTTGTCGCCCCTGGCGAGGACGCCGTCCCCGTCTCCTAGTGCGACATCTCCCACGCGGAGCCCGAGCCCGCTGACACTCGTTAGTAATCATCCCGGAATCTCGAACACGACTCAGTCCTTCCCCGTCCATAGTGCAACGACAGTCACAGTGGCTACACCCAGTGGGAAGCATGTGACAAGACCAAAGAGTGCTGACCCGCCGGGGTCTCCCCTTTTACGAAGGGCATTGTCCCCAGATAAACCGCTGAGCTCTGCCAGTGGAAGTGGGACGAGTGTCAGCGGAGGAAGTGGGGACGAAACCTACCCCAGCGGTGCCAAGAGGAAAGGGAGCGGCAAGAGGGATAGCAAAAGCTTGTGGCAGGAGAGAAAGCAGCTGTTCAAGTCCAGTGGCGAGTCGAGCGACAAGAGTGACAAATAGACACATATTCCGTGAATGATGTAACCTTTTGTGATGTGTCTGAAAATTCATTTGACATTCTTCCAGCGTGAcagttcaagtacatgtagatacattgtGACTGACCTTGCATTTACATCTGTGCTCTACACCATGGATAACGCCTGCTCCGAAAGTGCAGGGACATCTTGCACGGTTGCAGCTGGGGGCTGCTACATTCTGAGTGTTTTCTGTAAATATTATTTCGCACAAAGGGAACTGCTGTATAGCGCAGGAGCTGCTGATGTACAGAGGCAAGGAAATAAGTTGGTCAAGCCACCGACATGGCATCCAGAAGTAATTGTGGTGCCATTTAGGAGCATGTGATGAAGAAACGTCATGGAGTGTAGTCTtcaagaggagtgaagccagatgtgaaaaaaaaaatacctgatCAGCATTTCTTCCTTTGGCACAATAAAGCCAATCTGTATGCAGATAGATACAATGTGGCCAAAAAACAAACTCTATCTAAAGCTTTACTTTGCCTTTTGGGGCTCCAACAGGCTTAGCTCAAACTTGTCCTGAAGGAAGAAATGCTCTTAAGAGTGTTAAGAGGCCTTGGTAAAGGCCATGATTAAGGGCATAAGGTAAGACAGTAAGTAAAGTAGCCTATGATGCCTTGGCTAACCCTTAATGTAGCATGAAGAGGTCCTTCCCATTGCTGTGAAGACCAATGAACATGTAAAGGGTTTAGtggggtaaaaaaaatatatgataaTCGCTGCTTGGTGAGTCCAGAACAACTGGAGGGTTACCGTGCAAGGGAAAGGTGCTGAGATTATGCAGGAAGTTACGAGATACGTTAATGAAAATGCCCAAATACGCTACACAAAAGTAACTACCATTCCAACTGTAGTTCATTCCTTGTCTCTCCAGAAGCTTTGGATGTTCTGTATTTATCTCACCCCCACCCTCCTCCGAGATCTGTGTCTGTAGTACACTTTCCATAGGAACTATGTCTAAAACTGCAAAGAACATACACGTAAGTCTGTAGGGTGTAGGCTTTTAGAACACTTGTACTGCTGTAAGTCATTGCAATGGTGGGTGTAACACGCAAGAGAAATCCATGTGCAATTATTACTGGTGTAGCGTTTGCCACTGAAGTTAACTCTGAAGATGTAGGCACTGTTGTCTTTGCCATTATGTTAgcacatacaaacatgtacctTATTTTGGAACTTGTACCCTAGGTCTAGTcatcattttggctttttagacCTACGaaaattatttttcttcattatatTACAGTAAAGTTTTACCTTTTCACATTCACAGTCAAGACAACtccaaaactacatgtaatgcCAACATAACAACAAGGGTTTGAAGAGCTAtgaatttgtgtaacatttTGCATGAATCTAATTTAAATCCTTACAACTATAAGTGATGGTTTTTCAAAAAGTGACCATTTCAATGCAACCAGTTGCTGTACAAAATAGTGGCAAAGGTAGTGCCTACATCTCTTATGGCCTTTGCTTAGCTGCTTGCATGCCTTTGACCATAAATGATGCTGCAAAGATTAAAAACTGTTATAGATCAACTCTGTACAAGAACAAAGCTTTACTCTACTTTAAGTAATAGTCTTTTTTTTGTGCAAATATATGCATGTAAACTCCTAGTACATCAGACATGTTGTGACAAGTGACAGTATATTACTACATCTACTGTATTCCGGAAAATATTATTAGGCACTTAAGAGTACTACAGACTTTATACAAAATAGGGCCAATCTACTGGCCCACAGAACAGAATATTGTGGTGGTCTAACGTAACAGATGATATATAGGAAAATGTAGTAGATGTTTTCCTTGGCAAGATGGGCCAAGTCTGTATCCACACACAAAAGCCTTGTGTGAGGATCTAagattgtacattgtaggttTTGTATCCATGATACAGGGTTCTCTAACAGGGCCaggcagtgtgtgtgtgtgtgttgggttcCTGATATGTGCTGTGCTGCTGACATTTTTGGTGTTCTTGATGTTGTTCTTCTACTGCTATGCAACTAATAATTGACCTAACATTCCTGCCCACAGGCGTAACAATGTCAAAGACGTAACCAGTGAAATGTTGTCAACTGGCCTTGGTTGCTGTCATATGTTTTGCCTGATTTTACctctttttaaacttttctatTGCGATATTGTTCTGCATTGCTACTGTAGTACGAGTCTTTGTAAAACACAAAGTAGATCAGTATACAACTGTAGTAGTCAATACACCAGAGAAAGATTTTATTCTGTCAGAAATTTTGGTTCACAGTATGATGGCGTAATAATTTAGAAACAGGTATATAATAATTCTATTGCTCACTTAAGAAACAGATTCAGTGTAAAGAAAGACTGAAATGTTGTCTACATCTGAAATGTGGAAGCCTGAGACATTAAGGCTTATAGGAAAACACACACTTTCTGTGATTACAATTTACTTGTGTAATGTAAGTTCCATTTTGTTCATACCCCAAGAGATGTGCTGCATTTGCTATATGGTATCACTGTACAAGTATGTACATTATAGAATTTCTTGTGAAAAACATCGGTGGTACTACGTAAAATATCTATTGGTGGTGGATAGAAGAGTTATTCAGCATATTCAATATCAATGTGCAAATATTGGGAGCGACACATTTGCTCCGTTATTTCTGAGTTTAAATGTGAGGTGGTTCCATCTTACTTTGTGTATATAGGTAACTTTGATACTTCTGACCCATGTACAATGATTCAATATGGCCATAGGTGCTTTGTACTGTGCATATTAATATTATGGGAAAGTGGAGAATCTATGAATCAATAAAGTGCTGTGGTGAGAgaagttttcttgttttgttttttcttgtcaaTATTGCAATGTATCAGACAAATGGAGAGGTTCATGCATGACTTTTCACAGATCCCATTGCATGCTGGGAATATGCTGTGCACTATGGGTAGGGCAGAAGGCAAACAAAatcatcaccatgacaacataAAGCAGACTGCAGACAGGTCGGGAAGACAATTCAGTCCTTTACTAACTTGAGCCATAATTTGGCCCAACACCCAGTCATCTCTGCCCCACACCCCTGCTGACTTGACCAGGTTGTCCGGCTGAGTTGGTAAAGCGCC
Protein-coding regions in this window:
- the LOC118432429 gene encoding microtubule-associated serine/threonine-protein kinase 2-like isoform X1, with product MEGLPKTGPAQPVVVEVEGPPEEEEETQRKEGDDESLSSFLTRQELGKYADVFPAGTTLGDLRAMTEDDLQFEYRVTDPAGRERLARAIATARMEAEEQEETETEREESDNEPPPPPPPPPPKPRELPQDFASTLPRNFKLARQLSSDDARSPRGRRDSLGGVPVQHLGLERGLTVPHHGSGHLLGESSNLLRMRTQVLGQSAPSLASSMKDLTISRRGSSCGRGRKGLLPNTSPTLPRAHSPIPHGGSPADSPRNVSPSTHSHFVFSSVKRMEGRRWSVASLPSSGYGTNTPSSAVSNTGVSSTDSPSSSIVEQESPHALLSSCSSQEKLHQLPYQPTAEELRFLTKHFSSNESNGTTDEDGRKSPAMRPRSRSLSGCQILGFTSRLYVRSCKVITLHVAVSSVCLPAFACCLVGRGGLGGPASFPFPKHWFTFPRGERTISSPGRSPNMSGDSDVFMINSYYKERFPKATAQMEDRLKEFIDQIADKNDNYADGTFSFVHHQVLELARDCLLKSREGLITGRYFFELTENLEKLMNDARERSEFAGDIVNLIKKFLMIIARPARLLECLEFDPEQFYHLLEAAEGVARENQGITSDIPRYIISKLGLTRDPIAEILAYPMLEVNHNCFVIPEMSDLSNFDVDTDSGRPDTPDTDETSASEAASETTCAGKQLSMEVTEKKPSEDDFETVKLISNGAYGAVYLVRHKETKQRYALKKINKQNLMLRNQIQQAFTERDILTFAENPFVVTMYCSFETKKHLCMVLEYVEGGDCATLLKNMGPLPVDMARMYFAETVLAVEYIHSYGIVHRDLKPDNLLITSMGHIKLTDFGLSKMGLMSLTTNLYEDTLDPKQFTDKQVCGTPEYIAPEVILRQGYGKPVDWWSMGIILYEFLVGCVPFFGETPEELFSQAVNDEIVWPEGEEAPPDDAKDLITRLLEQNPVERLGTTGAYELKEHEFFADLDWTMLLRQKAEFVPQLDDDEDTSYFDTRQERYNHEMESGESEEEQYPDLSNFSSCSPRYHRSYSSSDRLSMSLDGKSSSMERLTTEETPTGGRGVERRKAIKDRSKSESELAKETKRAEPKPDTSLREVDRPSDKEDTSKQQAADSSQPGDSDKGSRTDSVSSTGSVEPRESTPKASDKEAELGAVGGVSSPECTPKFRPRATDSSQTESESSPPITVRRRRFSSRDTLPRLAISMEDEDSCFLKKGKPAREPIELPVPDIRHRKPSGDRELIDLVNRVAGRNIPMIKSASATALSLLIPSDERGLPQPLQSPSSTPSSRDVSPTREYSPLLESLKAPMVIKKGPRGFGFTLRAIRVYMGDSDVYTVHHLVMAVDEKGPAYAAGLRPGDLITQVNNEHVQGLLHTQVVQLILRDGNKVTIQACPLEKTSIKAGGRKRVPSASKMMRRRKKKWKKEGGAEKKRRSSIFRRLSSKRGSTDFHHMHPQVEKHRHGIPTLTQSKSVGFLSRSLSSNESLPGSPTRPQKSPRSPPHYRSPPDSAHSTTTNSSQSSSPSSSVPNSPANSAHFPRPSSLHGLSHKLARTFRSPRRKSVGHIPLSPLARTPSPSPSATSPTRSPSPLTLVSNHPGISNTTQSFPVHSATTVTVATPSGKHVTRPKSADPPGSPLLRRALSPDKPLSSASGSGTSVSGGSGDETYPSGAKRKGSGKRDSKSLWQERKQLFKSSGESSDKSDK